A region of Liolophura sinensis isolate JHLJ2023 chromosome 8, CUHK_Ljap_v2, whole genome shotgun sequence DNA encodes the following proteins:
- the LOC135472371 gene encoding large ribosomal subunit protein uL24m-like, with the protein MRLTRVCLGYFRRYADREAAKSTAIIVKKPVQGWRVKRIKQSYHYTENRPWTDAAKQANAVHINRPRLYLEPVKEWPIFLGDRVEVLVGRDKGKIGQVNSVIKERNWCFVEGLNCKYEWVNKTATNPGQMMKIEKPLLVTTEVALVDPSDNQATTIEWRYTETGYRVRVSTRTGRIIPFSQLSEVVEEDFINQKKYVENEAKDTTAKVLKKITYEPKLCSFEADIMEKFGIKEERKPAPTFWY; encoded by the exons ATGAGGCTGACCAGGGTTTGTCTGGGTTACTTCAGACGCTACGCTGATCGTGAAGCTGCAAAGTCGACGGCTATTATTGTGAAAAAGCCTGTTCAGGGTTGGAGGGTGAAAAGGATAAAGCAGTCGTACCACTACACTGAGAACAGGCCATGGACAGACGCGGCCAAACAGGCCAATGCAGTACATATCAACAGGCCACGTCTGTACTTGGAACCAGTGAAGGAATGGCCGATATTCTTGGGGGACAGA GTAGAAGTTCTGGTTGGGCGAGACAAGGGGAAAATTGGACAGGTCAACTCTGTGATCAAAGAGAGGAACTGGTGTTTTGTGGAAGGTCTCAACTGC AAATATGAGTGGGTGAACAAGACAGCCACCAATCCTGGACAGATGATGAAGATTGAGAAGCCATTGTTAGTAACAACAGAAGTGGCCCTTGTTGATCCATCAGACAA TCAAGCGACGACTATAGAGTGGAGGTACACAGAGACAGGGTATAGAGTGAGGGTGTCAACACGGACTGGACGCATCATTCCCTTCTCACAATTATCAGAGGTCGTGGAGGAAGACTTCatcaatcagaaaaaatatgttG AGAATGAGGCAAAAGACACAACAGCTAAAGTGCTAAAGAAGATAACCTATGAGCCTAAACTGTGCAGCTTTGAAGCAGATATAATGGAGAAGTTTGGCATCAAGGAAGAGCGTAAACCTGCTCCGACGTTCTGGTACTGA
- the LOC135472370 gene encoding uncharacterized protein LOC135472370, whose protein sequence is MAMTPQPPSTASDAPQGMLLGLGNPLLDISICADLEFLQRYNLNPDDAILAKPNHDNMFNEMIQRYKPSYLPGGATQNSIRIAQWLLQKPKATCFIGAVGDDAFGRILKEVAQKVGVEVVYEVLPGADTGVCGAVITSQHRSLVSKLGAAKLLDLEFIRRPDVWIHIERASFFYIGGYVLPVCPAAIKSIVEHAADSNKAIAMNLHATYLIKDFVRDDLDLLPYIDVLFGNGDEAMKLGEEANMRTSDVSEIALKTSAWRKANSKRKRIVVITQGREPTIVAHDGVVEEHPVTPVDSALVKDTNGCGDAFAGGFLSQFVQGKPLADCLRCASYASRVVIQHYGCTYPERPDFH, encoded by the coding sequence ATGGCGATGACACCTCAGCCTCCGTCCACTGCATCTGATGCCCCTCAGGGTATGCTGCTAGGCCTTGGCAACCCTCTCCTTGACATTTCCATATGtgctgaccttgagtttctgcAAAGGTACAATCTGAATCCAGACGATGCTATCCTGGCAAAACCAAACCATGATAATATGTTCAACGAAATGATTCAACGCTACAAACCATCGTATTTACCAGGGGGAGCAACTCAGAATTCCATTCGTATTGCCCAGTGGCTGCTACAGAAACCCAAGGCCACGTGTTTCATCGGTGCTGTCGGAGATGATGCTTTTGGGAGAATTTTGAAGGAGGTTGCCCAGAAAGTGGGAGTTGAGGTTGTGTATGAGGTTTTGCCCGGTGCGGACACAGGCGTTTGCGGGGCAGTGATCACAAGCCAGCATAGATCCCTAGTCTCCAAACTGGGGGCAGCAAAACTGTTGGATCTGGAGTTCATCAGACGCCCTGATGTTTGGATCCATATAGAGAGAGCCAGTTTCTTCTACATTGGAGGTTATGTGTTACCTGTTTGTCCAGCGGCCATTAAGTCCATTGTTGAGCATGCAGCTGACTCGAACAAAGCCATAGCCATGAATCTGCATGCTACCTACCTCATTAAAGACTTTGTAAGGGACGATCTTGACTTATTGCCTTACATTGACGTCTTGTTTGGCAATGGTGATGAGGCCATGAAGCttggagaagaagccaacatgaggaCCTCAGATGTTTCCGAAATTGCTCTCAAAACCAGTGCATGGCGCAAGGCAAATTCCAAGAGGAAACGCATAGTGGTTATTACGCAGGGGAGAGAACCCACGATTGTTGCACATGATGGTGTGGTGGAGGAGCATCCGGTGACTCCTGTGGACTCAGCATTGGTCAAGGACACCAATGGTTGTGGGGATGCATTTGCGGGGGGCTTCCtgtcacagtttgtccaggGCAAACCACTGGCGGACTGTCTACGATGTGCAAGCTATGCCTCAAGGGTTGTGATTCAACATTATGGATGTACCTACCCAGAAAGGCCAGACTTCCACTGA
- the LOC135473805 gene encoding mucin-5AC-like isoform X2, with the protein MSSSAFFTLFLPAFLLFGHCTQVLTDSQGFYSNEDTVWVEDEFDAGAPSNATLSANETSIGSSSTTFVTTTPNMTSEMNQSTTTTQKVTSSMSQPGTSIVGSNTPTSPPRTSTIRSNTATYLPGASTIGSNTSSSLPGASTLGSNTSTSLSGESTIESNMSTSLPGASTIGSKTSTSLPEASTIGANTSTSLPGVSTLGSNTSTSLSGASTIEFNMSTSLPGASTIGSNTSTSLPGASTIGSNTSTSLPGASTIGSNTSTSLPGASTIGINTSTSLPGASTIGANMSTAVPGKTAAPTTTNTTKKITLGNETSTNGSANTANSTASLSAMSSLTPKINQSTAATPKSNVSMQTPGTRALETTETPQTPETSETPETPTSKPTDTSTKKSVGQEIKERLERGEVTAIVLLTLAIVIVVAIFVGVGVCVKTRRQKRRNTLYDDTYVFGDKSKEIHQEHQENAAFRQIDEEADLQMTDLTEMQPNTPIVAGSSGQQ; encoded by the exons ATGTCGTCTTCTGCCTTTTTTACGTTATTTCTACCTGCATTCCTTCTATTTGGTCATTGTACACAGGTGTTGACAGATTCGCAG GGTTTCTATAGCAACGAAGATACAGTGTGGGTGGAAGATGAATTCGATGCTGGAG CGCCATCAAATGCGACATTGTCAGCCAATGAGACTTCAATCGGTAGTTCCTCAACAACCTTCGTCACGACGACTCCCAATATGACATCCGAGATGAACCAATCAACGACAACTACTCAGAAAG TGACGTCGTCAATGTCTCAACCAGGGACGTCCATCGTAGGATCTAATACGCCAACGTCTCCCCCACGAACGTCCACCATAAGATCTAATACGGCAACGTATCTACCAGGAGCGTCCACAATAGGATCGAATACGTCATCGTCTCTGCCAGGAGCGTCCACATTAGGATCTAATACGTCCACGTCTCTATCAGGAGAGTCCACAATAGAATCTAATATGTCCACGTCTCTGCCAGGAGCGTCCACAATAGGATCTAAGACGTCAACGTCTCTGCCAGAAGCGTCCACCATAGGAGCTAATACGTCAACGTCTCTGCCAGGAGTGTCCACATTAGGATCTAATACGTCAACTTCTCTATCAGGAGCGTCCACAATAGAATTTAATATGTCCACGTCTCTGCCAGGAGCGTCCACAATAGGATCTAATACGTCAACGTCTCTGCCAGGAGCGTCCACCATAGGATCTAATACGTCAACGTCTCTGCCAGGAGCGTCCACCATAGGATCTAATACATCAACGTCTCTGCCAGGAGCGTCCACCATAGGAATTAATACGTCAACGTCTCTGCCAGGAGCGTCCACTATAGGAGCTAATATGTCAACGGCGGTGCCTGGCAAAACGGCCGCCCCAACAACAACCAACACAACGAAAAAGATTACGCTTG GCAATGAAACGTCCACCAATGGATCTGCAAATACGGCCAACTCAACAGCCTCACTTTCAGCGATGTCCAGTCTTACACCCAAGATCAACCAATCAACTGCGGCCACACCGAAAAGCAATG TTTCGATGCAAACGCCGGGGACGAGAGCACTAGAGACGACAGAAACGCCACAGACGCCAGAAACGTCAGAAACACCAGAGACGCCAACATCCAAACCGACGGATACATCGACAAAGAAGAGTGTAG GACAGGAAATAAAGGAAAGATTAGAGCGTGGTGAAGTGACCGCCATTGTTCTACTGACGCTGGCAATCGTCATTGTGGTGGCCATCTTTGTtggtgtgggtgtgtgtgttaa AACAAGAAGGCAGAAAAGGCGGAACACTCTATATGACGACACATACGTGTTTGGTGACAAGTCTAAAGAGATCCACCAGGAACACCAAGAGAACGCAGCGTTCCGGCAGATTGACGAAGAAGCCGATTTACAGATGACAGATCTGACGGAAATGCAGCCCAATACGCCAATCGTTGCCGGTTCATCCGGTCAGCAGTGA
- the LOC135473805 gene encoding mucin-5AC-like isoform X1, with translation MSSSAFFTLFLPAFLLFGHCTQVLTDSQGFYSNEDTVWVEDEFDAGAPSNATLSANETSIGSSSTTFVTTTPNMTSEMNQSTTTTQKVTSSMSQPGTSIVGSNTPTSPPRTSTIRSNTATYLPGASTIGSNTSSSLPGASTLGSNTSTSLSGESTIESNMSTSLPGASTIGSKTSTSLPEASTIGANTSTSLPGVSTLGSNTSTSLSGASTIEFNMSTSLPGASTIGSNTSTSLPGASTIGSNTSTSLPGASTIGSNTSTSLPGASTIGINTSTSLPGASTIGANMSTAVPGKTAAPTTTNTTKKITLAPSNATFSGNETSTNGSANTANSTASLSAMSSLTPKINQSTAATPKSNVSMQTPGTRALETTETPQTPETSETPETPTSKPTDTSTKKSVGQEIKERLERGEVTAIVLLTLAIVIVVAIFVGVGVCVKTRRQKRRNTLYDDTYVFGDKSKEIHQEHQENAAFRQIDEEADLQMTDLTEMQPNTPIVAGSSGQQ, from the exons ATGTCGTCTTCTGCCTTTTTTACGTTATTTCTACCTGCATTCCTTCTATTTGGTCATTGTACACAGGTGTTGACAGATTCGCAG GGTTTCTATAGCAACGAAGATACAGTGTGGGTGGAAGATGAATTCGATGCTGGAG CGCCATCAAATGCGACATTGTCAGCCAATGAGACTTCAATCGGTAGTTCCTCAACAACCTTCGTCACGACGACTCCCAATATGACATCCGAGATGAACCAATCAACGACAACTACTCAGAAAG TGACGTCGTCAATGTCTCAACCAGGGACGTCCATCGTAGGATCTAATACGCCAACGTCTCCCCCACGAACGTCCACCATAAGATCTAATACGGCAACGTATCTACCAGGAGCGTCCACAATAGGATCGAATACGTCATCGTCTCTGCCAGGAGCGTCCACATTAGGATCTAATACGTCCACGTCTCTATCAGGAGAGTCCACAATAGAATCTAATATGTCCACGTCTCTGCCAGGAGCGTCCACAATAGGATCTAAGACGTCAACGTCTCTGCCAGAAGCGTCCACCATAGGAGCTAATACGTCAACGTCTCTGCCAGGAGTGTCCACATTAGGATCTAATACGTCAACTTCTCTATCAGGAGCGTCCACAATAGAATTTAATATGTCCACGTCTCTGCCAGGAGCGTCCACAATAGGATCTAATACGTCAACGTCTCTGCCAGGAGCGTCCACCATAGGATCTAATACGTCAACGTCTCTGCCAGGAGCGTCCACCATAGGATCTAATACATCAACGTCTCTGCCAGGAGCGTCCACCATAGGAATTAATACGTCAACGTCTCTGCCAGGAGCGTCCACTATAGGAGCTAATATGTCAACGGCGGTGCCTGGCAAAACGGCCGCCCCAACAACAACCAACACAACGAAAAAGATTACGCTTG CGCCATCAAATGCGACATTTTCAGGCAATGAAACGTCCACCAATGGATCTGCAAATACGGCCAACTCAACAGCCTCACTTTCAGCGATGTCCAGTCTTACACCCAAGATCAACCAATCAACTGCGGCCACACCGAAAAGCAATG TTTCGATGCAAACGCCGGGGACGAGAGCACTAGAGACGACAGAAACGCCACAGACGCCAGAAACGTCAGAAACACCAGAGACGCCAACATCCAAACCGACGGATACATCGACAAAGAAGAGTGTAG GACAGGAAATAAAGGAAAGATTAGAGCGTGGTGAAGTGACCGCCATTGTTCTACTGACGCTGGCAATCGTCATTGTGGTGGCCATCTTTGTtggtgtgggtgtgtgtgttaa AACAAGAAGGCAGAAAAGGCGGAACACTCTATATGACGACACATACGTGTTTGGTGACAAGTCTAAAGAGATCCACCAGGAACACCAAGAGAACGCAGCGTTCCGGCAGATTGACGAAGAAGCCGATTTACAGATGACAGATCTGACGGAAATGCAGCCCAATACGCCAATCGTTGCCGGTTCATCCGGTCAGCAGTGA